The Miscanthus floridulus cultivar M001 chromosome 7, ASM1932011v1, whole genome shotgun sequence genome includes a region encoding these proteins:
- the LOC136463854 gene encoding putative cyclic nucleotide-gated ion channel 15 isoform X2, producing MHDGSGSHLFFDPRGHLIHLWNKIFLSACLLSLFVDPLFLYLTGTQRSNVCIEFRYSLALTLSMIRSLLDLFYAAHILFRFRTAFIAPSSRVFGRGELVIQPYKIARRYLGRTFWFHLVTALPLPQLVIWIVIPKLNESPTANRKSILWFSIIFQYLPRLFQILPLSSQIVMATGVMAETAWACAAYNLILYMLASHVLGALWYLFSVQRQEACWREACLLESPTCQTMFFDCKSLSSNRTIWYELSNITSLCTPDNGFYPFGIYAEALHAKLTSSSFTQKYFYCFWWGLKNLSCLGQNLSTSLSIGEITFAIVIGVLGLVLFGLLIGNMQSYLQATMVRLEEWRTKRTDMERWMHHRQIPQPLKQCVRRYHQYQWVATRGVDEEALLQDLPMDIRRDIKRHLCLDLVQRVPLFDEMDERMLEAICVRLRPALYTRGARLVRELDPVDSMLFIIRGYLDSYTTQGGRSGFFNSCRIGAGEFCGEELLTWALDPRPAAKLPLSTRTVRAVSEVEAFALVADDLRFVASQFRRLHSARIRHRFRFYSHQWRTWAACSIQAAWRRYKRRRASVELRVREGGEVRAGGSLRRSRRHSVDRKASIKKPMEPDFTVEEED from the exons ATGCACGACGGCAGCGGCAGCCACCTCTTCTTCGACCCGCGCGGGCACCTGATCCACCTGTGGAACAAGATCTTCCTGTCCGCCTGCCTGCTGTCGCTGTTCGTGGACCCGCTGTTCCTGTACCTGACGGGCACGCAGCGGAGCAACGTGTGCATCGAGTTCAGGTACTCGCTGGCGCTCACGCTCTCCATGATCCGCTCGCTGCTGGACCTCTTCTACGCCGCGCACATCCTGTTCCGCTTCCGCACCGCCTTCATCGCGCCGTCGTCGCGCGTGTTCGGGCGGGGCGAGCTCGTCATCCAGCCCTACAAGATCGCCAGGCGGTACCTTGGGCGGACGTTCTGGTTCCACCTCGTCACCGCGCTGCCCCTGCCGCAG TTGGTGATCTGGATCGTTATACCGAAGCTGAATGAGTCCCCGACGGCGAACAGGAAGAGCATCCTCTGGTTCAGCATCATCTTCCAGTACCTCCCGCGGCTGTTCCAGATCTTACCGCTCTCGAGCCAGATCGTCATGGCGACGGGCGTCATGGCGGAGACGGCGTGGGCCTGCGCCGCGTACAACCTGATCCTCTACATGCTCGCAAGCCAC GTGCTGGGAGCGCTGTGGTATCTCTTCTCGGTGCAGAGGCAGGAGGCGTGCTGGAGGGAAGCGTGCCTGCTGGAGAGCCCGACATGCCAGACCATGTTCTTCGACTGCAAGTCGTTGAGCAGCAACAGGACGATCTGGTATGAGCTGAGCAACATCACAAGCCTGTGCACGCCGGACAACGGGTTCTACCCGTTCGGCATCTACGCGGAGGCGCTGCACGCCAAGCTCACGTCGTCGTCCTTCACCCAGAAGTACTTCTACTGCTTCTGGTGGGGACTCAAGAACCTGAG CTGCTTAGGACAGAATCTATCGACGAGCTTGTCCATCGGTGAAATAACCTTCGCGATCGTCATCGGCGTTCTTGGGTTGGTGCTGTTTGGCCTGCTCATCGGCAACATGCAA TCTTATCTCCAAGCAACGATGGTGCGGCTGGAGGAGTGGCGGACGAAGCGGACGGACATGGAGCGGTGGATGCACCACCGGCAGATCCCCCAGCCGCTGAAGCAGTGCGTGAGGAGGTACCACCAGTACCAGTGGGTGGCCACGCGCGGCGTCGACGAGGAGGCCCTGCTCCAGGACCTCCCCATGGACATCCGCCGCGACATCAAGCGCCACCTCTGCCTGGACCTCGTCCAGAGGGTGCCCCTGTTCGACGAGATGGACGAGCGGATGCTGGAGGCCATCTGCGTGCGGCTGAGGCCGGCGCTGTACACGCGCGGCGCACGGCTGGTGCGGGAGCTGGACCCCGTCGACTCCATGCTCTTCATCATCCGGGGCTACCTCGACTCGTACACGACGCAGGGCGGGCGGTCGGGGTTCTTCAACTCGTGCCGCATCGGGGCCGGGGAGTTCTGCGGGGAGGAGCTCCTGACGTGGGCGCTGGACCCGCGGCCCGCGGCGAAGCTGCCGCTGTCCACCCGGACCGTGCGCGCCGTGTCCGAGGTCGAGGCGTTCGCGCTCGTGGCCGACGACCTCCGCTTCGTGGCATCGCAGTTCCGCCGCCTGCACAGCGCGCGCATCCGCCACAGGTTCCGCTTCTACTCGCACCAGTGGCGCACGTGGGCCGCGTGCTCCATCCAGGCCGCCTGGCGCCGGTACAAGCGGCGCCGCGCGTCCGTGGAGCTCAGGGTGCGCGAGGGCGGCGAGGTGCGGGCCGGGGGCAGCTTGAGGCGGTCCCGCCGACACAGCGTCGACCGCAAGGCGTCGATTAAGAAGCCCATGGAACCGGACTTCACGGTGGAAGAAGAGGACTGA
- the LOC136463854 gene encoding protein CNGC15b-like isoform X1, with protein sequence MASGASRNVRFQNEITIQSFRTSPLQQNLSSTKHGKAHDPRKCRQGFRGCLEKACRNPTLKDRVLSRAFSEELESLMHDGSGSHLFFDPRGHLIHLWNKIFLSACLLSLFVDPLFLYLTGTQRSNVCIEFRYSLALTLSMIRSLLDLFYAAHILFRFRTAFIAPSSRVFGRGELVIQPYKIARRYLGRTFWFHLVTALPLPQLVIWIVIPKLNESPTANRKSILWFSIIFQYLPRLFQILPLSSQIVMATGVMAETAWACAAYNLILYMLASHVLGALWYLFSVQRQEACWREACLLESPTCQTMFFDCKSLSSNRTIWYELSNITSLCTPDNGFYPFGIYAEALHAKLTSSSFTQKYFYCFWWGLKNLSCLGQNLSTSLSIGEITFAIVIGVLGLVLFGLLIGNMQSYLQATMVRLEEWRTKRTDMERWMHHRQIPQPLKQCVRRYHQYQWVATRGVDEEALLQDLPMDIRRDIKRHLCLDLVQRVPLFDEMDERMLEAICVRLRPALYTRGARLVRELDPVDSMLFIIRGYLDSYTTQGGRSGFFNSCRIGAGEFCGEELLTWALDPRPAAKLPLSTRTVRAVSEVEAFALVADDLRFVASQFRRLHSARIRHRFRFYSHQWRTWAACSIQAAWRRYKRRRASVELRVREGGEVRAGGSLRRSRRHSVDRKASIKKPMEPDFTVEEED encoded by the exons ATGGCATCCGGTGCTTCACGAAATGTGAG GTTTCAGAACGAGATCACGATTCAGAGCTTCAGAACAAGCCCTCTGCAGCAGAACCTCAGCAGCACAAAGCACGGCAAAGCTCACGATCCCAGGAAGTGCCGGCAGGGTTTCCGCGGCTGCCTGGAGAAGGCGTGCCGGAACCCGACGCTGAAGGACAGGGTGCTCTCGCGCGCCTTCTCGGAGGAGCTGGAGTCCCTGATGCACGACGGCAGCGGCAGCCACCTCTTCTTCGACCCGCGCGGGCACCTGATCCACCTGTGGAACAAGATCTTCCTGTCCGCCTGCCTGCTGTCGCTGTTCGTGGACCCGCTGTTCCTGTACCTGACGGGCACGCAGCGGAGCAACGTGTGCATCGAGTTCAGGTACTCGCTGGCGCTCACGCTCTCCATGATCCGCTCGCTGCTGGACCTCTTCTACGCCGCGCACATCCTGTTCCGCTTCCGCACCGCCTTCATCGCGCCGTCGTCGCGCGTGTTCGGGCGGGGCGAGCTCGTCATCCAGCCCTACAAGATCGCCAGGCGGTACCTTGGGCGGACGTTCTGGTTCCACCTCGTCACCGCGCTGCCCCTGCCGCAG TTGGTGATCTGGATCGTTATACCGAAGCTGAATGAGTCCCCGACGGCGAACAGGAAGAGCATCCTCTGGTTCAGCATCATCTTCCAGTACCTCCCGCGGCTGTTCCAGATCTTACCGCTCTCGAGCCAGATCGTCATGGCGACGGGCGTCATGGCGGAGACGGCGTGGGCCTGCGCCGCGTACAACCTGATCCTCTACATGCTCGCAAGCCAC GTGCTGGGAGCGCTGTGGTATCTCTTCTCGGTGCAGAGGCAGGAGGCGTGCTGGAGGGAAGCGTGCCTGCTGGAGAGCCCGACATGCCAGACCATGTTCTTCGACTGCAAGTCGTTGAGCAGCAACAGGACGATCTGGTATGAGCTGAGCAACATCACAAGCCTGTGCACGCCGGACAACGGGTTCTACCCGTTCGGCATCTACGCGGAGGCGCTGCACGCCAAGCTCACGTCGTCGTCCTTCACCCAGAAGTACTTCTACTGCTTCTGGTGGGGACTCAAGAACCTGAG CTGCTTAGGACAGAATCTATCGACGAGCTTGTCCATCGGTGAAATAACCTTCGCGATCGTCATCGGCGTTCTTGGGTTGGTGCTGTTTGGCCTGCTCATCGGCAACATGCAA TCTTATCTCCAAGCAACGATGGTGCGGCTGGAGGAGTGGCGGACGAAGCGGACGGACATGGAGCGGTGGATGCACCACCGGCAGATCCCCCAGCCGCTGAAGCAGTGCGTGAGGAGGTACCACCAGTACCAGTGGGTGGCCACGCGCGGCGTCGACGAGGAGGCCCTGCTCCAGGACCTCCCCATGGACATCCGCCGCGACATCAAGCGCCACCTCTGCCTGGACCTCGTCCAGAGGGTGCCCCTGTTCGACGAGATGGACGAGCGGATGCTGGAGGCCATCTGCGTGCGGCTGAGGCCGGCGCTGTACACGCGCGGCGCACGGCTGGTGCGGGAGCTGGACCCCGTCGACTCCATGCTCTTCATCATCCGGGGCTACCTCGACTCGTACACGACGCAGGGCGGGCGGTCGGGGTTCTTCAACTCGTGCCGCATCGGGGCCGGGGAGTTCTGCGGGGAGGAGCTCCTGACGTGGGCGCTGGACCCGCGGCCCGCGGCGAAGCTGCCGCTGTCCACCCGGACCGTGCGCGCCGTGTCCGAGGTCGAGGCGTTCGCGCTCGTGGCCGACGACCTCCGCTTCGTGGCATCGCAGTTCCGCCGCCTGCACAGCGCGCGCATCCGCCACAGGTTCCGCTTCTACTCGCACCAGTGGCGCACGTGGGCCGCGTGCTCCATCCAGGCCGCCTGGCGCCGGTACAAGCGGCGCCGCGCGTCCGTGGAGCTCAGGGTGCGCGAGGGCGGCGAGGTGCGGGCCGGGGGCAGCTTGAGGCGGTCCCGCCGACACAGCGTCGACCGCAAGGCGTCGATTAAGAAGCCCATGGAACCGGACTTCACGGTGGAAGAAGAGGACTGA